One Marasmius oreades isolate 03SP1 chromosome 2, whole genome shotgun sequence DNA segment encodes these proteins:
- the MTR4_1 gene encoding ATP-dependent RNA helicase mtr4, with product MDDLFSFLENAAPDIDDAETDDINASFLKKRKPEASELELNGDHPTPLKKQKKETILPPNPVITDEIEIEAKREVEASAGLQGGVETGSRLELRHQVRHQVAVPPGYNYIPISQRVPPPNPDREYKFDLDPFQKVSVSAIQRNESVLVSAHTSAGKTVVAEYAIAQSLARKQRVIYTSPIKILRSMLYRGSEIMREVAWVVFDEIHYMRDKERGVVWEETIILLPHTVRCVFLSATIPNAMQFAEWICRSHEQPCHVVYTNYRPTPLQHYLFPKGGEGIYLVVNEKGEFREDNFSKAMGELQERIGEDPADPKGGKGRKGKTRKGGEKKGEWIVKMVMVKNFNPVIVFSFSKRECEANAIAMFKSEFNTTEEQDLVSNIFNNAIENLAPDDRQLPQISNLLPLLKRGIGIHHSGLLPVLKEVIEILFQEGLIKVLFATETFSIGLNMPAKTVVFTDTRKFDGREQRDLSSGEYIQMSGRAGRRGLDDRGVVIMMCDEKLEPTVAKDMIKGEPDRLDSAFHLGYNMIMNLMKVEGINPEYMLERCFYQFQKNAGLPKLEEGSSTVNDSLT from the exons ATGGACGaccttttctccttcctAGAAAATGCTGCGCCGGACATCGACGACGCAGAGACCGACGATATCAACGCTTCTTTCctcaagaaaagaaaaccTGAAGCCTCGGAGCTCGAACTGAATGGCGACCACCCCACACCTCTCaagaaacaaaagaaagaaacCATTCTACCCCCGAATCCAGTGATCACCGATGAAATAGAGATAGAAGCAAAACGCGAGGTGGAAGCGAGTGCTGGACTGCAAGGAGGTGTTGAAACCGGCTCGAGATTGGAGCTTAGACATCAG GTTCGGCACCAAGTCGCGGTCCCTCCTGGGTACAATTACATTCCAATATCACAACGTGTACCTCCCCCCAATCCAGACCGAGAGTACAAGTTTGATCTCGATCCGTTCCAAAAAGTCTCGGTGTCCGCCATTCAACGTAACGAGAGTGTCCTGGTGTCTGCACATACAAGCGCCGGGAAGACTGTTGTCGCAGAGTATGCAATCGCCCAATCTCTGGCAAGGAAACAGCGTGTCATATATACAAGTCCAATTAAA ATTCTTCGTTCCATGCTGTACCGAGGCTCGGAAATCATGCGTGAAGTTGCCTGGGTTGTTTTTGACGAAATCCACTACATGCGAGATAAGGAACGGGGTGTAGTTTgggaagaaactatcattcttcttcctcatacCGTCCGATGCGTCTTCCTCTCAGCGACTATCCCCAATGCCATGCAATTTGCCGAGTGGATATGCAGGTCACACGAACAACCCTGTCACGTCGTCTACACTAATTACCGACCAACTCCCCTTCAACATTACCTCTTCCCGAAAGGAGGGGAAGGTATATATCTTGTGGTCAACGAAAAGGGTGAATTCCGGGAGGACAACTTCAGTAAGGCGATGGGGGAGTTGCAAGAGCGTATCGGTGAGGATCCGGCCGATCCCAAAGGtgggaaaggaaggaaaggcaAGACGAGGAAGGGCGGAGAAAAAAAAGGCGAGTG GATAGTGAAGATGGTCATGGTCAAGAACTTCAATCCTGTCATCGTTTTCTCTTTCAGCAAACGCGAATGCGAGGCAAATGCAATAGCAATGTTCAAGTCCGAGTTCAATACCACAGAAGAGCAAGACCTCGTTTCGAACATATTCAACAACGCCATTGAAAACCTTGCGCCCGACGACCGTCAGTTACCCCAGATCTCAAACCTCTTGCCGCTATTGAAGCGGGGAATCGGAATCCATCACAGTGGACTTCTACCGGTTCTCAAAGAGGTGATCGAGATTCTTTTCCAGGAGGGCCTGATCAAAGTGCTCTTTGCGACAGAGACGTTTTCGATCGGTCTCAACATGCCTGCCAAGACTGTCGTCTTCACGGATACACGTAAATTCGATGGACGGGAACAAAGGGATTTATCTTCCGGTGAATACATCCAGATGTCTGGACGCGCCGGACGTCGAGGTCTCGATGACAGAGGGGTCGTAATCATGATGTGTGATGAGAAGTTGGAACCGACAGTTGCAAAGGACATGATCAAAGGAGAACCTGACCGGTTGGATTCTGCTTTCCATCTTGGTTATAATATGATTATGAACTTGATGAAGGTGGAGGGAATCAATCCGGAATACATGCTGGAGAGATGTTTCTACCAGTTCCAGAAAAATGCAGGACTACCGAAGCTGGAGGAAGGTTCATCGACAGTCAACGATTCTTTGACTTAA